A genomic region of Pyrus communis chromosome 14, drPyrComm1.1, whole genome shotgun sequence contains the following coding sequences:
- the LOC137714482 gene encoding late embryogenesis abundant protein At1g64065-like — protein MAEKTQQAYPSPPENHGYQRSDAESLLSADELKHKKRIKLAIYVAIFVVFQIIVITVISLTVMKVKTPKVRLGNINVQELTSAPTTPSFDTKFTTQIRIKNTNWGPYKFDASTVTFLYQGTAIGQVVIPKSKAGMLSTKKMNVEVSLSSSALSSSNFGTELSSGVLTINSTARLTGKVELMLIMKKKKASTMDCAIAFDLSSKTLKSLRCK, from the coding sequence ATGGCTGAGAAGACCCAACAGGCTTATCCTTCACCCCCAGAAAACCATGGCTACCAAAGAAGTGATGCAGAGTCTTTGCTATCTGCTGATGAGCTGAAACACAAGAAGAGAATCAAATTGGCCATTTATGTTGCTATTTTTGTTGTGTTTCAGATCATTGTCATAACTGTGATTAGTCTCACAGTCATGAAAGTTAAGACCCCCAAGGTCAGGCTGGGCAACATCAACGTCCAAGAGCTCACCTCTGCCCCAACAACGCCTTCATTTGACACAAAATTCACAACACAAATCAGGATCAAGAACACAAATTGGGGTCCTTACAAGTTTGATGCTAGCACTGTCACGTTTCTATACCAAGGCACAGCTATCGGACAAGTTGTTATTCCAAAGAGCAAGGCAGGAATGCTttccaccaaaaaaatgaaCGTTGAGGTGAGCTTGAGCTCAAGTGCATTAAGCAGTTCCAATTTTGGGACTGAATTGAGCAGCGGAGTGTTAACTATCAACAGCACGGCTAGATTGACTGGAAAGGTTGAATTGATGCttataatgaagaagaagaaggcttcCACCATGGACTGCGCCATTGCATTCGATCTGTCATCCAAGACGCTCAAAAGTTTGCGGTGCAAATGA